A region from the Methylocella sp. genome encodes:
- a CDS encoding HNH endonuclease signature motif containing protein, protein MMQDVATTKRKPLTKTQRRTMWETHGGICIICKLPIDPRKVWIDEHIRALGLGGTNDLSNRGPAHFECAEVKTAMQDMPAIVKAKRQKDAHLGIKDETRAKIPSRRAEPKERRFDRTALPPRALYQDTKEAS, encoded by the coding sequence ATGATGCAGGATGTCGCCACCACAAAGCGCAAGCCGCTGACGAAAACCCAGCGCCGGACCATGTGGGAAACTCATGGCGGGATTTGCATAATCTGCAAATTACCGATCGACCCGCGAAAGGTTTGGATCGACGAGCACATTCGCGCGCTGGGTCTCGGTGGCACGAATGACCTATCGAACCGCGGCCCGGCCCATTTCGAATGTGCTGAAGTCAAGACCGCGATGCAGGACATGCCGGCGATCGTCAAAGCTAAACGCCAGAAGGATGCGCATCTCGGAATCAAAGATGAGACCCGCGCAAAGATCCCATCGCGCCGAGCCGAGCCAAAAGAGCGCCGTTTCGACCGTACCGCTCTGCCGCCGCGCGCCCTCTACCAAGACACGAAGGAAGCATCTTGA